One part of the Gemmatimonadaceae bacterium genome encodes these proteins:
- a CDS encoding beta-lactamase family protein: protein MVLRSLTIATLLGASSLAAQAPSRAALVQRLDSIAGAPVAAGSVAGMAVAVVRGRDTLLLKGYGLADLENQVPATPQSVFRIGSVTKQFTAAAVMQLVEQGKVSLDDDMAKFLPRYPTRGKRITVRHLLNHTSGIPSYTDVGATFGAVIRSDLSHDSLVALIAPNALMFEPVSHFYYNNTGYYMLGMLIEQVTGKSYSDWLAAQMFAPLGLPGTTYCDTRKLIPRRAHGHDRGAQGLVNTSFISMDLPYAAGSLCSTVVDLVRWTDHLASGRVVSSASYGAMTSPVPLTSGRPMTYGFGLTVDTLGAHRVVSHGGGINGFISSLVHLPQDSLIIAVLANTSPAPADQVAMALARATLGLPPATPPGPPKDLAIAAADRAKFAGSYDLTRPDGTRNPVRIFEENGQLMIQSDGERAVRLMSQGGDVFIAPGVGRVAFDVAGARVTGFVLGGGARRLEAVRR from the coding sequence ATGGTCCTGCGGTCGCTCACGATCGCCACGCTGCTGGGCGCGTCTTCCCTGGCCGCGCAAGCTCCGTCCCGTGCGGCGCTGGTCCAGCGGCTGGATTCCATTGCGGGCGCACCTGTCGCGGCGGGCAGCGTGGCCGGCATGGCCGTCGCTGTGGTGCGCGGTCGCGACACGCTCCTGTTGAAGGGGTACGGCCTCGCCGACCTCGAGAACCAGGTTCCCGCCACCCCACAGTCGGTCTTCCGCATCGGTTCAGTCACCAAGCAGTTCACCGCCGCCGCCGTGATGCAGCTCGTCGAGCAGGGCAAGGTAAGCCTTGATGACGACATGGCGAAGTTTCTCCCCAGGTACCCGACGCGCGGCAAGCGCATCACGGTGCGTCACCTCCTCAATCACACGTCGGGCATCCCGAGCTACACCGATGTCGGCGCCACCTTCGGCGCCGTGATTCGCTCCGACCTCTCACACGATTCCCTCGTCGCGCTCATCGCGCCGAACGCGCTGATGTTCGAACCCGTGTCACATTTCTACTACAACAACACCGGGTACTACATGCTCGGCATGCTGATCGAACAAGTGACCGGCAAGTCCTACAGCGACTGGCTGGCCGCGCAGATGTTTGCGCCCCTCGGCCTGCCCGGGACCACCTACTGCGACACGCGCAAACTCATTCCCCGGCGAGCGCACGGCCATGATCGCGGAGCGCAGGGGCTTGTGAACACATCGTTCATCAGCATGGACCTGCCGTACGCCGCGGGTTCGCTGTGCTCCACGGTCGTGGACCTGGTGCGATGGACTGACCACCTCGCCTCGGGCCGTGTGGTGTCGTCGGCGTCGTATGGCGCGATGACCTCGCCGGTTCCGCTCACGAGCGGTCGCCCCATGACCTACGGGTTCGGCCTTACCGTCGATACGCTTGGCGCGCACCGCGTCGTTTCGCACGGCGGCGGCATCAACGGATTCATCTCATCGCTCGTGCACCTGCCGCAGGACTCGCTCATCATCGCGGTGCTCGCCAACACCAGTCCGGCGCCCGCGGATCAGGTGGCCATGGCCCTCGCGCGCGCGACGCTCGGCCTGCCCCCGGCCACGCCGCCAGGCCCGCCGAAGGACCTGGCGATCGCGGCCGCCGACCGAGCGAAGTTCGCGGGCTCGTACGACCTCACGCGACCCGATGGCACCCGGAATCCCGTGCGCATCTTCGAAGAGAATGGGCAGCTCATGATCCAGTCCGACGGGGAGCGCGCCGTGCGCCTGATGAGCCAGGGTGGCGATGTGTTCATCGCGCCCGGCGTCGGTCGTGTGGCCTTCGATGTTGCCGGGGCCCGCGTCACCGGCTTCGTACTCGGCGGCGGCGCCCGCAGGTTGGAAGCTGTCCGCCGCTAG
- a CDS encoding thermonuclease family protein — protein MRRLRAFASPLLLAASLSLPWACGAAAQRQVPGLECRVSRVVDGDSFECTREGAAHRVRLLGVDAPELAQRPYGERSREFVERTMPVGALVGLELDVRERDRYGRLLAWVWRDDTTMVNVAVIRAGLAAVYVLPPNVKYAAVLRGAADDARRASAGLWATPYFTCTATDFRRGRCGRPDAGSR, from the coding sequence ATGCGGCGACTTCGCGCGTTCGCTTCCCCACTCCTGCTCGCCGCCTCGCTCTCCCTGCCATGGGCGTGCGGCGCAGCCGCGCAGCGCCAGGTGCCCGGACTCGAGTGTCGCGTGTCTCGGGTGGTGGACGGCGATTCGTTCGAGTGTACGCGCGAAGGTGCGGCCCACCGCGTGCGCCTGCTCGGTGTGGACGCCCCGGAGCTGGCGCAACGACCCTACGGCGAGCGCTCGCGCGAGTTCGTGGAGCGCACGATGCCGGTCGGGGCGCTGGTGGGTCTGGAACTCGATGTGCGGGAGCGTGATCGGTATGGTCGTCTGCTCGCCTGGGTGTGGCGCGACGACACGACCATGGTAAACGTTGCCGTGATCCGGGCCGGGCTGGCTGCGGTGTACGTTCTCCCGCCTAACGTGAAGTACGCCGCCGTGCTGCGCGGCGCGGCGGACGATGCGCGGCGTGCTTCCGCCGGCCTCTGGGCGACTCCGTACTTTACCTGCACGGCGACGGACTTCCGCCGTGGTCGCTGCGGTCGACCCGACGCCGGGTCGCGGTGA
- a CDS encoding antibiotic biosynthesis monooxygenase, which produces MITLLAEFSVKPGQADRALALVNAVAADAQANQPGTLLYYAHRVLNGAGQPTSRLAFHECYADQAALQAHLASPSWQALVAVWSECFEGIPADVAVTSLDRLAGFTR; this is translated from the coding sequence GTGATCACTCTCCTCGCCGAGTTCAGCGTCAAGCCGGGTCAGGCCGACCGGGCGCTGGCTCTTGTGAACGCCGTGGCCGCCGACGCGCAGGCCAACCAGCCCGGCACGCTGCTGTACTATGCGCACCGGGTGCTCAACGGCGCCGGCCAACCCACGAGTCGCCTGGCGTTCCACGAGTGTTACGCCGATCAGGCGGCGCTGCAGGCGCACCTCGCCTCGCCGTCCTGGCAGGCTCTGGTGGCGGTGTGGTCCGAATGCTTCGAGGGCATCCCGGCCGACGTGGCCGTGACGAGTCTCGATCGCCTGGCCGGCTTTACACGTTAG
- a CDS encoding beta-lactamase family protein, protein MSPRSLISRALRARLGVVLVGGMVAATPASAQSSSTIASDPDVLGAARLFSAWLEGQIAYKGLPGVAVGVVADQDLVWSKGFGWADVKNRVPMTPATKFRMASHSKLFTATAIMQLREQGKVRLDDPVSKHLPWFHVKPAGDDDGPITVEQLLSHSSGLPREAGDHWSSNNFPTGEQVKQLIGDRQASFAPSVRWKYSNLAYTIAGMVVEAASGQTWAGYLQSNVFDPLGMSSSSVDREVPGLTVGYGRRMPDGSRAIIPFIDARGMGAATGLTSNVEDMARFVSAQFRKGARGGPRILSSGSLREMHRVRSLENSWANGTGIGFGVNRYRDKVYVGHGGGYLGNTTNTLIQLDSRVGVIVLTNTNDSDPGGIARQLMNTVGEAVARLTTPKSVTVAWDPSWARFAGLYRGDWGDQQVVALKDKLVLITPNADNVDTPTTLEPLGEGRFRVVFPSGGGAVGEVVRFVERDGRVVRMYLGDGYTDRVP, encoded by the coding sequence ATGTCACCACGTTCCCTGATCTCCCGAGCCCTCCGTGCGCGGCTCGGTGTCGTCCTCGTCGGCGGTATGGTTGCGGCAACGCCGGCCAGCGCCCAGAGCAGCTCGACCATCGCCAGCGACCCCGACGTCCTCGGCGCGGCCCGGCTCTTCTCGGCGTGGCTCGAAGGACAGATCGCATACAAGGGGTTGCCCGGCGTCGCAGTGGGCGTGGTGGCAGACCAGGACCTGGTGTGGTCGAAGGGGTTCGGCTGGGCCGACGTGAAGAACCGGGTGCCGATGACACCGGCCACGAAGTTCCGCATGGCGTCGCACAGCAAGCTCTTCACGGCCACGGCGATCATGCAGCTCCGTGAACAGGGCAAGGTGCGGCTGGACGATCCCGTGTCGAAGCACCTGCCATGGTTCCACGTGAAGCCGGCCGGCGACGACGACGGCCCGATCACCGTGGAGCAGTTGCTCAGTCACAGCTCGGGCCTTCCGCGCGAGGCCGGCGACCACTGGTCGAGCAACAACTTCCCGACCGGAGAGCAGGTCAAGCAGCTGATCGGGGACCGCCAGGCGTCCTTCGCGCCATCGGTGCGCTGGAAGTACTCGAACCTGGCGTACACCATCGCCGGCATGGTGGTGGAGGCGGCCAGCGGTCAGACCTGGGCGGGATACCTTCAGTCCAACGTCTTTGACCCGTTAGGCATGTCCTCGTCGAGTGTGGACCGTGAAGTGCCCGGCCTGACGGTCGGCTACGGGCGACGCATGCCCGACGGCTCGCGCGCGATCATTCCGTTCATCGACGCCCGCGGCATGGGCGCGGCCACCGGGCTCACCTCCAACGTCGAGGACATGGCACGGTTCGTCTCGGCGCAGTTCCGCAAGGGCGCACGTGGTGGGCCACGCATCCTCTCGTCGGGCTCCCTCCGCGAGATGCACCGCGTGCGCTCGCTGGAGAACTCCTGGGCGAACGGCACGGGCATCGGCTTTGGCGTGAACCGCTATCGCGACAAGGTCTACGTCGGCCACGGCGGCGGATATCTCGGCAACACCACCAACACCCTCATCCAGCTCGACAGCCGCGTGGGCGTGATCGTGCTGACCAACACGAATGACTCCGACCCCGGCGGCATTGCGCGCCAGCTCATGAACACCGTGGGCGAGGCCGTGGCAAGACTCACCACGCCGAAGTCAGTCACGGTGGCGTGGGATCCGTCGTGGGCGCGATTTGCCGGGCTCTATCGCGGCGACTGGGGCGACCAGCAGGTCGTCGCGCTCAAGGACAAGCTCGTGCTGATCACGCCTAACGCCGACAACGTGGACACGCCGACGACGTTGGAGCCACTGGGCGAGGGCCGATTCCGCGTGGTGTTCCCGTCGGGCGGTGGTGCGGTCGGCGAGGTGGTGCGGTTCGTGGAGCGCGACGGCCGCGTGGTGCGGATGTACCTGGGCGACGGCTACACCGATCGCGTGCCCTGA
- a CDS encoding sulfatase-like hydrolase/transferase, whose product MTASAPLPATARLSNLLWACAAIALTSGFAEATVAVYRNRVRHLPIGQYVAGEVFWMTPLAALVALGLVVALWLGVSALVPTQWGLRRWAVALAAGVATYGLVTAMSLGLGTWSKVIFGAGVAVAAQRLFDGWPAVIGRIARATSLGLAATALLTAIVVPWRRHAREAAALPTAPAPAGSPNIVVLIWDTARAQNMSLYGYARRTTPVLDSLGARGLVFEHAFATSPWSLPSHASIFTGLYPDRLSVGSGIPLDTVPPTIAEFFSARGYATASMTANLFYGSPDYGIDRGFATYDARPPIHAPVIAHTWELLGRNVFNVGVMLGRHHTLLRRRATHVNASFLSWLDRRGDRPFFAVLNYFDAHEPYAAPAPFDTAFAPRGTRYWADETLRSAPSAVLNQLRDMYDGGIAYDDHSLGELVAALRARGLADNTVLVVTSDHGEEFGERGPTFLGHNRSLYRVSLQVPLVVVDPRNPGLMGRRRDIVSIRDIPATVADLAFPGVAHGFEGTSLNQLATLPDSVTMGDSTRAAIVDKHRWASEKNDYWPTAWGPMYSVISPRQHYIIDARGGEALYDLGTDPFEAHNLASADSAGLQWHRRRLDEYVGPVGVRVPRKGAKPLPPPSAAGR is encoded by the coding sequence GTGACAGCATCGGCCCCTTTGCCGGCGACGGCGCGGCTCTCGAACCTGCTCTGGGCGTGCGCGGCCATTGCCTTGACCTCGGGTTTCGCCGAAGCGACGGTGGCTGTGTATCGCAACCGGGTGCGTCACCTGCCCATCGGGCAATACGTGGCCGGCGAGGTGTTCTGGATGACGCCACTCGCCGCGCTCGTTGCCCTGGGGTTGGTCGTGGCGCTGTGGCTCGGCGTGAGCGCGCTCGTGCCCACGCAATGGGGCCTGCGTCGCTGGGCGGTGGCCCTGGCCGCCGGAGTGGCCACGTACGGACTGGTGACCGCGATGTCTCTCGGACTGGGGACCTGGTCCAAGGTGATCTTCGGGGCCGGTGTCGCGGTCGCGGCGCAGCGGCTCTTTGATGGATGGCCCGCCGTCATCGGTCGCATCGCGCGCGCCACGAGTCTCGGGCTTGCCGCGACGGCGCTGCTGACGGCGATCGTCGTGCCGTGGCGCCGACACGCACGCGAGGCGGCAGCGCTGCCAACCGCCCCGGCCCCTGCGGGGTCGCCGAACATCGTCGTGCTCATCTGGGACACGGCGCGCGCGCAGAATATGTCGCTCTACGGCTACGCGCGGCGCACGACGCCGGTGCTCGACAGCCTTGGGGCGCGCGGCCTGGTCTTCGAGCATGCCTTCGCCACGTCGCCGTGGTCGCTCCCTTCGCACGCCAGCATCTTTACCGGCCTCTATCCCGATCGCCTGAGCGTCGGGTCGGGGATCCCGCTGGACACCGTGCCGCCGACGATCGCCGAGTTCTTTTCGGCGCGCGGGTATGCCACGGCGAGCATGACGGCCAACCTGTTCTACGGTTCGCCGGATTATGGCATCGATCGCGGCTTCGCCACGTACGACGCGCGCCCACCGATCCATGCCCCGGTCATCGCGCACACGTGGGAGCTGCTTGGCCGCAACGTGTTCAACGTCGGCGTGATGCTGGGCCGGCACCATACGTTGCTCCGCCGGCGCGCCACCCATGTGAACGCCTCGTTCCTGTCGTGGCTCGACCGGCGCGGCGACCGACCGTTCTTTGCGGTGCTCAACTACTTCGATGCGCACGAGCCGTATGCGGCGCCGGCACCGTTCGACACCGCGTTTGCGCCACGGGGCACGCGCTACTGGGCCGACGAGACCCTGCGTTCGGCCCCGTCCGCGGTGCTGAACCAGCTGCGCGACATGTACGACGGCGGCATTGCCTACGACGACCATTCGTTAGGCGAGCTGGTCGCGGCGCTGCGTGCGCGCGGCCTGGCCGACAACACGGTCCTCGTGGTCACGTCGGACCACGGGGAAGAGTTCGGCGAGCGCGGCCCGACGTTCCTGGGGCACAACCGCAGTCTGTATCGCGTGTCGCTCCAGGTGCCGCTGGTGGTCGTCGACCCGCGGAATCCGGGGCTCATGGGTCGACGCCGCGACATCGTGTCGATCCGGGACATTCCGGCCACCGTGGCCGATCTCGCCTTTCCCGGTGTTGCCCACGGCTTCGAGGGAACCTCGCTCAACCAACTGGCCACGCTGCCCGACTCGGTGACGATGGGCGACAGCACGCGCGCCGCGATCGTGGACAAGCACCGCTGGGCGAGCGAGAAGAACGATTACTGGCCCACGGCGTGGGGGCCGATGTATTCCGTCATCTCCCCGCGGCAGCACTACATCATCGATGCGCGCGGGGGCGAGGCGCTGTATGACCTCGGGACCGACCCCTTCGAGGCGCACAACCTCGCCAGCGCGGACAGCGCGGGCCTGCAATGGCACCGGCGCCGGCTTGACGAGTATGTGGGGCCCGTAGGAGTCCGGGTGCCGCGAAAGGGAGCAAAGCCCCTGCCGCCGCCTTCGGCCGCGGGTCGTTAG